From a single Vibrio tubiashii genomic region:
- a CDS encoding LysR substrate-binding domain-containing protein: protein MDARLHHLPGLRYFEVAARLNSYSRAAEELFISQAAVSQKIRQLEDGLGCKLFVREGREMRLTEQGKILFKHVSQGFENIISGLNQIQSEPVEGLLCVSSTPSFASRWLLPRLWKFSTQHPNIPIRIITSCDAPNLKQGDADLAVWQGEELDINSDQKLHKEFLFEETIYPFCSPNLAKTIQLTSPEQLLNTWLIHYESGGYPWQIWFAQAGVTMNKESVQWMDVSTFDHAMNAVMAGHGACLASDSLASDYVERGLLIKPFEIGMTPGIQFNLFYDHESPRRQRIAAFANWLHSEIAE, encoded by the coding sequence ATGGATGCACGGCTGCATCACTTACCGGGCTTACGCTACTTTGAGGTGGCTGCGAGATTAAATAGCTATAGTCGCGCTGCCGAAGAGCTATTCATCAGCCAAGCGGCTGTTAGTCAGAAGATTCGTCAGCTAGAAGACGGCTTAGGCTGTAAACTGTTTGTCCGTGAAGGCCGGGAAATGCGGTTAACAGAGCAAGGTAAAATCTTGTTTAAACATGTTTCTCAAGGTTTTGAAAACATCATCAGTGGCCTGAATCAAATCCAAAGTGAACCCGTTGAAGGCTTGCTGTGTGTCAGCTCCACCCCTTCTTTCGCTTCTCGCTGGCTACTGCCGAGACTGTGGAAATTTTCTACTCAGCACCCAAACATCCCGATTCGTATCATCACCAGTTGTGATGCGCCAAACCTAAAACAAGGCGACGCTGACCTTGCGGTATGGCAGGGGGAAGAACTCGATATCAACAGTGACCAAAAGCTGCATAAAGAGTTTCTATTTGAGGAAACTATCTATCCCTTCTGCTCACCCAATTTAGCCAAAACTATCCAACTTACCAGCCCTGAACAGCTACTCAATACCTGGCTTATTCACTATGAGTCTGGTGGTTACCCTTGGCAAATCTGGTTCGCTCAAGCGGGCGTAACGATGAATAAAGAGTCCGTGCAATGGATGGATGTCAGCACCTTTGATCACGCAATGAATGCCGTTATGGCCGGTCATGGCGCTTGCCTTGCTTCCGATTCGTTAGCAAGCGACTACGTTGAAAGAGGGCTACTGATTAAGCCGTTTGAGATAGGGATGACACCGGGTATTCAGTTCAACCTTTTCTATGACCATGAATCTCCTCGTCGACAACGTATCGCCGCATTTGCTAACTGGCTACACAGTGAAATTGCAGAGTAA